The Oncorhynchus kisutch isolate 150728-3 unplaced genomic scaffold, Okis_V2 Okis01b-Okis20b_hom, whole genome shotgun sequence genome contains the following window.
cacacacagcctctctcactcacacttgcTATGCCAGAAAGagtacacacacagcctctctcactcacacttgcTATGCCAgaaagagtacacacacacacacagcctctctcactcacacagcctctctcactcacacttacCATACCAGAAAGagtacacacacagcctctctcactcacacttacCATGCCAgaaagagtacacacacacacacagcctctctcactcacacatgcTATGCCAGAAAGagtacacacacagcctctctcactcacacttacCATGCCAGAAAGAGAGACAACCAGAAATTCAAGTATTGTATGAGCCGATATGTGAGAAACAGAGACGTCAAATTCCTTCCAGAGGAATTTAATCAGAAGTTAAAAATGCTGGAGCTTGGGAGAGAAgcaggaaagaggagaaggaaggaaggaaggaaggaaggaggaagggagggagagagatgtgggggtGGAAGTAGAGTGTCTGGTTAAACGAGTTAGGACAAGCCAGAGAGGTGCCTGAATgccggagagagagagtgtgtgtgtgtgtgtatatacagttgaagtcagaagtttacatacacttaggttggtgtcattaaaacttgtttattcaaccactccacaaatttcttgttaacaaactatatttttggtaagtcagttaggacatctactttgacaCATGacagacacaagtaatttttccaacgattgtttacagacagattatttcacttataattcactgtatcacaattccagtgggtcagaagtttacaaacactaagttgactgtgcctttaaacagcttggaaaattccagaaaatgatgtcatggctttagaagcttctgataggctaattgacataatttgagtcaattggaggagtacctgtggatgtatttcaaggcctaccttcaaactcagtgcctctttgcttgacatcatgggaatatcaaaagaaatcagccaagacctcagaaaaaaagacctacacaagtctggttcatccttgggagcaatttccaaacacctgaaggtaccaccatcatctgtacaaacattagtacgcaagtataaacaccatgggaacacgcagccgtcatactgctcaggaaggagacgcgttctgtctcctagagatgaacgtactttgatgcgaaaagtgcaaatctatcccagaacaacagcaaaggacctggtaaagatgctggaggaaacaggtacaaaagtatctatatccacagtaaaaaccgagtcctatatcgacataacctgaaaggccgctcagcaagcaagaaaccactgctctaaaaccgccataaaaaagccagactacagtttgcaactgcacatggggacaaacatcgtactttttggagaaatgtcctctgatctgatgaaacaaaaaaccaaagccaattcctcgtttggccgcctttccttccagttctctgctgccaaatactggaacgaattgcaaaaatcactgaagctggagactcagatctccctctctaactttaagcaccagttgtcagagcagttcacagatcactgcatatagcccatctgtaaatagtccatccaactacctcatcccatactgttattcattttttttgctcctttgcacaccaggatatcttctgcacatctatcactccagtgtttaattgctaaatctgatttatttcaccactattgattattattatctattgCCTACCACCCTTAACCTtacctacctcatttgcactcactgtatatagacttttctattgtgttattgactacgtttgttttttccatgtgtaactctgtgttgttgtttgtgtcgcactgctttgctttatattgcccaggtcacagttgtaaatgagaactcattctcaactggcctatctacACTAACCTACCTAAGTacactaacctactaacctaagTTGTtctcaacctggttaaataaaggtgaaataaaaataaacgtttgaccaaagataaacaatttaaaggcaatgctgccaaatactaattgagtgtatgtaaacttctgacccactgggaatgtgatgaaagaaataaaagctgaaataaatcattctactattattctgacattttaggGACCTAAGgggacctaagacagggaatttttactgggactaaatgtcaggaattgtgaaaaactgagtttaaatgtatttggctacggtgtatgtgaacttcaactgtgtgtgtgtgtgtgtgtgtgtgtgtgtgtgtgtgtgtgtgtgtgtgtatatatgtatatatagttgtCCAGGCCCTCCTCACCCAGGATCATAGAAACAGTCTTCATCAGGTTGAACACAGTCTCCTTGTGTCGTATCTGGCTGGTGTGCTGAGACATCCTCTGGCTCTTGTGTCTGACGTACACAAAGATCCTGGTGTAGGCAGCTACCATGAGAGAGAAGGTGAACAGGTTGAGCACAGCCCAGAACACCAGGTAGGAGCGTTTGTACATGGGGGCCATGGTGGAGCAGTTTTCCAGGTCACACAGACAGTGCCAGCCCATGGTGGGAACCAGGCCCATGAAGATGGCTAGGCCCCAGATAAGGGCGATGAGCAGCACCACGCGGCGGTTGGTCATCTTACTGTGGAGCTGAGATGATATATACTTTATTAGTCCATAACAGATGGAAACCGCTTTCTCCTGACCACTCTACTgtaatatcaacacacacacacacacacacacacacacacacctgcatggtGAAGATGGTCTGGTGACGCTCCAAGGCGATGGCCAGGAGGTTCAACACCGATGCTGTCAGACTGGAGTCGATCAGGGTCTGGAGGGAGGAATAATTCATCTATATTTGAAGGGTTTTTAACATATTGATTGAGATAGGACAGTTGATAGGACAGTTGATAGGACAGTTGATAGGACAGTTGATAGGACAGTTGAAAGGACAGTTGAAAGGAGACAGGAAAGGTAGAAGAGATGGAGAGTCAGAAGACCAGAGGGTGGAGTACAACCCACGCTGACTGGTAAACTtggctgtacagtcgtggccaaaagttttgagtgtcaaaggcttttattgacaattacatgaagttgatgcaaagagtcaatatttgcagtggtgacccttctttttcaagacctctgcaaaccgccctggcatgctgtcaattaacttctgggtcaCATCCTTACTGATGGCAGGATGTTTTCAgaatttgtcagaatttgtgggtttttgtttgtccacccgcctcttgaagattgaccacaagttctcaataggattaaggtctggggagtttcctggccatggacccaaaatatcaatgttttgttccccgagccacttcgttatcacttttgccttatggcaaggtgctccatcacgctggcaaaggcattgttcgtcaccaaactgttcctggatggttgggagaagttgctcccggaggatgtgttggtaccattctttattcatggctgtgttcttaggcaaatttgtgagtgagcccactcccttggctgagaagcaaccccacacatgaatggtctcaggatgctttactgttggcatgacacaagaCTGATgctagcgctcaccttgtcttctccggacaagctttttcatgatgccccaaacaatcagaaaggggattcatcagagaaaatgactttaccccagtcctcagcagtccaatccctgtaccatctgcagaatatcagtctgtccctgatgtttttcctggagagaagtggcttctttgctgcccttcttgacaccaggccatcctccaaaagtcttcacctccctgtgcgtgcagatgcactcacacctgcctgctgccattcctgagcaagctctgtactggtggtgccccgatcccgcagctgaatcaacttcaggagacggtcctggtgcttgctggacattcttgggcaccctgaagccttcttcacaacaattgaaccgctctccttgaagttcttgatgatccgataaatggttgatttaggtgcaatcttactggcagcaatatcattgcctgtgaagccctttttgtgcaaagcaatgatgacggcacgtgtttcctttcaggtaaccatggttgacagagaaagaacaatgattccaagccccaccctccttttgaagcttcaagtctgttattcaaactcaatcagcatgacagcaggatctccagccttgtcaacactcacacctgtgttaacgagagaatcactgacatgtcagctggtcattttgtggcagggctgaaatgcagtggaaatgcttttggggggggggattcagttcatttgcttgacaaagagggactttgcaattaatgacaattcatctgatcactcttcataacattctggagtatatgcaaattaccatcatacaaactgagacagcagactttgtgaaaattcatatttgagtccctctcaaaacatttggccacgactgtacatgtgTGCCGGGTTCCTCTGCATTAACTGCTGGACCACAGCGGGTCCTTTTTTCAACTATGTGGGCCTTTTGCTTATAATAGCTTAGTAAGCATAAATCACACAAACCTACAGTCCTTTGACAGGAAAAGTTTTCCCAgtttgaaagaaaaaaaatgtggATTAATAAGCCCTAGCAAGCATCAACTCAGGGACGGACCATGGATCAGTAATCAGCCCGGGCTTTTCTGACATGCCGGCCCATTTTTTCCTCAAGGACCTCATCACTAGCTAAGTAATGCTAATTATGTGGAAAAGAAACTGCCCTTTGGCCAGTCCATTTCTGCATCAACTAATCCTATGGGAAGAACGTGTCTTGTGCACCTGGCTTACTGGCCATTGGTTCTTGGACAGATTGATGgtccagggttagttagggtgtgtgTTGGACTCTCCTACCTGGCTTACTGGCCATTGGTTCTTGGACAGATTGATGgtccagggttagttagggtgtgtgTTGGACTCTCCTACCTGGCTTACTGGCCATTGGTTCTTGGACAGATTGATGgtccagggttagttagggtgtgtgTTGGACTCTCCTACCTGGCTTACTGGCCATTGGTTCTTGGGCCAGATTGATGgtccagggttagttagggtgtgtgTTGGACTCTCCTACCTGGCGTACAAACCACTGGTTCTTGGGCCAGATTGATGgtccagggttagttagggtgtgtgTTGGACTCTCCTACCTGGCGTACAAACCACTGGTTCTTGGACAGATTGATGGTCCAGGGTCAGTTAGGGTGTGTGTTGGACTCTCCTACCTGGCTTACTGGCCATTGGTTCTTGGGCCAGATTGATGgtccagggttagttagggtgtgtgTTGGACTCTCCTACCTGGCGTACAAACCACTGGTTCTTGGACAGATTGATGgtccagggttagttagggtgtgtgTTGGACTCTCCTACCTGGCGGACAAACCACTGGTTCTTGGACAGCTTGATGGTCCAGGGCCCAGTGTGGAACATCAGGTGCAGGTAGGCGATACCTGAGAACAGGTCTGCTGCCGCCAGGTTGCCTAGGGGATAGTCGGCAAGGGCATTAGTAGGGTTGCTAAGGGGGGTAATATTACTGGTAACTTTCAAAAAATTTACCAGTTAACTCCTGGATTTTAGGGAATTTTCACAGATATAAAGAATTgacatataataatatatataaatacaaaatTTTGTAGATTTAAAAATGACCAAAACGTCTGAAAATTCTGGTAAATTTGGTAAATTAGTGGGAGCAGCTGCTaattgacagacacacacatacaccctacCTAGCAGATAGTAGATAGGGAAGTGGAATCGTCGGTTGATGAAGATGGCCACCATGACCAGGATGTTGGCCAGGATGACGATGACAGACACACCCATGCCCAGGCTCACCACCACGTAGTCCCGAGGACGCCAGTGGGCGCTGATGTTCTTTCCACTATGTTCGTAGAAGAACTGCACTGTACGGTTGTAGTAGCACCCGGGGACATCGTCTGTCAACTTGTCCATCTTGACCAATCAGAGGGGGTGGATGGGGTGGAGCGTAGAGTGGGCAGAAGTTTAGTGGAGTGAGGAGGACCAATTGGATTGTCCGGACGGATGAGTGGTGGCGGGGGTTCGTGTGGATGGGACTCGCCCTATTGGTGGGTTGGGGGTGGTCTCGCCATGAGGGGTGGGAGGGAATGGACGGCGTCCAGTTTGATTGACGTCTATCTCCTCCAATCGTGTGTGGGCTGAGACGTTGTCCCTTCTCTTTGGTCTGTTGGGGGAAAGAGAAGAAAAACATGTAACAACATAGTTGAAGACACACACTCTCTATTTTAATTATGACTGGTGTTAGGAGTTTTCCATTCAGAGCCTTCAACTAGGGTCTAGAGACTTTCATTCAGAGCCTTCAACTCAGGTCTACAGACTTTCCTTCAGAGCCTTCAACTAGGGTCTATAGACTTTCCTTTAGAGCCCTCAACTAGGGTCTATTGACTTTCCTTCAGAGCCTTCAACTAGGGTCTATAGACTTTCCTTCAGAGCCTTCAACTCAGGTCTACAGACTTTCCTTCAGAGCCTTCAACTAGGGTCTATAGACTTTCCTTCAGAGCCTTCAACAGCAGGTCTATAGACTTTCCTTCAGAGCCTTCAACTCGGGTCTAGAGATGTTCCTGGTCCTGAGGTTAACACTGATGAACCATCCTctctgtaacaaacagcaggttgttctggtcctgaggttaACTCTGATGAAACATCCtccctgtaacaaacagcaggttgttctggtcctgaggttaACACTGATGAAACATCCtccctgtaacaaacagcaggttgttctggtcctgaggttaACACTGATGAACCATCCTCCGTGTAACAAACAGCAggttgttctggtcctgaggttaACACTGATGAACCATCCtccctgtaacaaacagcaggttgttctggtcctgaggttaACACTGATGAACCATCCTCCCTGTAACAAACACCTCTACAGCAggttgttctggtcctgaggttaACACTGATGAACCATCCtccctgtaacaaacagcaggttgttctggtcctgaggttaACACTGATGAACCATCCTCCCTGTAACAAACACCTCTACAGCAggttgttctggtcctgaggttaACTCTGATGAACCATCCtccctgtaacaaacagcaggttgttctggtcctgaggttaACACTGATGAACCATCCtccctgtaacaaacagcaggttgttctggtcctgaggttaACACTGATGAACCATCCtccctgtaacaaacagcaggttgttctggtcctgaggttaACACTGATGAACCATCCtccctgtaacaaacagcaggttgttctggtcctgaggttaACACTGATGAACCATCCtccctgtaacaaacagcaggttgttctggtcctgaggttaACACTGATGAACCATCCtccctgtaacaaacagcaggttgttctggtcctgaggttaACACTGATGAAACATCCtccctgtaacaaacagcaggttgttctggtcctgaggttaACACTGATGAACCATCCtccctgtaacaaacagcaggttgttctggtcctgaggttaACACTGATGAACCATCCtccctgtaacaaacagcaggttgttctggtcctgaggttaACACTGATGAACCATCCtccctgtaacaaacagcaggttgttctggtcctgaggttaACACTGATGAACCATCCTCCCTGTAACAAACACCTCTACGGCAggttgttctggtcctgaggttaACACTGATGAACCATCCTCCTCTGCAGTGTTGACTGTAAACCAGGCTGCCTGCTGGGCTTTAGATAACAACAACATGCCTTCTACCTCAGAGTATGATCTGTGTAGTCTTTACTGAACCCGGGGAGTTATTACCTATGTAGTGATGTCTTCATTCTAACAGGTTAGTGGACTGAAGATAGTGATTTAGTAACGTAactagtccctccctccctcggctCTACTCTCCTCCTAACAAAAGAAACAACAGAGCAGCTTTCTGGAGCAGAGAGACACACCTCACAATTACACAATCCAGCAGTGTAACCTAATCTCAATccaaacacacagcaacacacacacagcctaggtGCCGCGCTCTACGACtgccagacagagggagagagagagggaaacagagggagagagagagggaaacagagggagagagaaagggaaacagagggagagagagagggaaacagagggagagagagagggaaacagagggagagagagagggaaacagagggagagagagagggaaacagagggagagagagagggagacagagggagagagagagggagacagagggagagagagagggaaacagagggagagagagagggagacagagggagagagagagggagacagagggagagagagagggagacagagggagagagagagggagacagagggagagagagagggagacagagggagagagagaggaaaacagagagagagagagagaaagagagggagagagagatttgtgacctgttgccacgagaaaagggcaaccagtgaagaacaaacaccattgtaaatacaacccatatttatgcttatttattttatcttgtgtcctttagccatttgtacattgttagaacactgtatatatatatataatatgacatttgtaatgtctttactgttttgaaacttctgtatgtgtaatgtttactgttaatttttgttgtttttcactttatatattcactttgtatgttgtctacctcacttgctttggcaatgttaacacgtgtttcccatgccaataaagcccttgaattgaattgagagagagggaaacagagggagagagagagggaaacagagggagagagagagggaaacagaggtagagagagagggaaacagagggagagagagagggaaacagagggagagagagagggaaacaggaagAGATTGAAAGCGGAAGAGTGGAAACGAGAGAGGGAAGATTAGATGTATACAGGAGAGGAAGAGACTGAAAGGTAATGAAAACATGAAGGATTGGGGGGAGAGAGGTGTTAAATAGCTGAGTTGGAGTCAGAAACAGAGGAATGCAGAGGGAGTGTTAGTGGTGTGTGAGCCGTGTAGTAAGAGATGGTCGTCTGGCCTCGAGGTCCCTCCCACCAGTCTCCCTGTCTGACCCCTAAACAGAATGGAAGTACAGCTGTCCCTCTCTAAAGCACCAGATATCTAAACCACGACCACTAACTAACCTTCTCCTGACATAATCACCCGGCCATTACGTAGCAGACATCTTA
Protein-coding sequences here:
- the LOC116358967 gene encoding lysophosphatidic acid receptor 2 isoform X1 yields the protein MDKLTDDVPGCYYNRTVQFFYEHSGKNISAHWRPRDYVVVSLGMGVSVIVILANILVMVAIFINRRFHFPIYYLLGNLAAADLFSGIAYLHLMFHTGPWTIKLSKNQWFVRQTLIDSSLTASVLNLLAIALERHQTIFTMQLHSKMTNRRVVLLIALIWGLAIFMGLVPTMGWHCLCDLENCSTMAPMYKRSYLVFWAVLNLFTFSLMVAAYTRIFVYVRHKSQRMSQHTSQIRHKETVFNLMKTVSMILGCFVICWTPGLVLLMLDGLGCESCQVLRYEKYCLVLAECNSLVNPIIYSFRDTDMLQTFKRILCCLCRRGDAGRKDTLSGMRCNTLEQEPYENGDAELVEKTRGAPLILKGTEDYDDVHRELTRACAHTHAQPHTQCVIIWGGVCIV
- the LOC116358967 gene encoding lysophosphatidic acid receptor 2 isoform X3 codes for the protein MDKLTDDVPGCYYNRTVQFFYEHSGKNISAHWRPRDYVVVSLGMGVSVIVILANILVMVAIFINRRFHFPIYYLLGNLAAADLFSGIAYLHLMFHTGPWTIKLSKNQWFVRQTLIDSSLTASVLNLLAIALERHQTIFTMQLHSKMTNRRVVLLIALIWGLAIFMGLVPTMGWHCLCDLENCSTMAPMYKRSYLVFWAVLNLFTFSLMVAAYTRIFVYVRHKSQRMSQHTSQIRHKETVFNLMKTVSMILGCFVICWTPGLVLLMLDGLGCESCQVLRYEKYCLVLAECNSLVNPIIYSFRDTDMLQTFKRILCCLCRRGDAGRKDTLSGMRCNTLEQERERDVLQRQDLNESG
- the LOC116358967 gene encoding lysophosphatidic acid receptor 2 isoform X2, which produces MDKLTDDVPGCYYNRTVQFFYEHSGKNISAHWRPRDYVVVSLGMGVSVIVILANILVMVAIFINRRFHFPIYYLLGNLAAADLFSGIAYLHLMFHTGPWTIKLSKNQWFVRQTLIDSSLTASVLNLLAIALERHQTIFTMQLHSKMTNRRVVLLIALIWGLAIFMGLVPTMGWHCLCDLENCSTMAPMYKRSYLVFWAVLNLFTFSLMVAAYTRIFVYVRHKSQRMSQHTSQIRHKETVFNLMKTVSMILGCFVICWTPGLVLLMLDGLGCESCQVLRYEKYCLVLAECNSLVNPIIYSFRDTDMLQTFKRILCCLCRRGDAGRKDTLSGMRCNTLEQEVLSESNGNNHHDNHNDDNNHISPHGDHSDTDD